The Elaeis guineensis isolate ETL-2024a chromosome 3, EG11, whole genome shotgun sequence region AGCGGAGTAGGCCCCCAGAGAGGATTGCTCCACCGATCGTCCTCCTGTACTCCATATTttgtatcaaaataaaaaaaatagcattctctgaaataaaattatttgagacCACCATATATCTGACCTTGTTAAATAAGAATATCGTTGTAGTTTACATGGGTCTTCACCCATCCAAGAATCTTCCAGCACCATTTAAGCCCCAGCACCATTTCATAAATTTCATGTAGCAACAATAAATTTGGTATGCAGCATGCCAATAAACGTTGTTTGCATGATCAAAGCCATGTGGTGTAAAatacaatatttttttatcactgtcaatcatatattttaataaatgttCACACATCACATGTGATATCATAGCACACTATTTATTAGACAGATTATTGCAAAAATGATAAAATTCCTTTCAAgataaatatttttcttgatttaaCTTCCAAGATAAATATTTCTATCATAGAGGTGGTGAGCTTTCTTAATTGTGTTTGTGTAAAGAGATATGACAGTCCTTTGAAAATATTAGAGGAAAccattgaaataaattaattaatattttttcatcatgaatTCATTAAGTTACTACCGTCCAGCATCcactaatttttgatatatattagttattttatttgttTGTATGTAATGCATAAGAGAAAAGTGGgaaaaaaattcaagtatattgtatatgaattgaaaagttaatatttttagttaaaaatatttataaaaaggtttaaacaaaaaaatattcaaaagattttaaatcaaatgaTTCTTTTAGAGAGAAAATGTGGTTTTGTTAAGAGAGAGGAAAGGGATGGCCAGGATGTGATAGTTGGAGTAGGCCCGATTCACTAAAAATTGAGTAGgcttataatattaaaatttaaaaattaaatataatcaagctataaataaatattagctaattaaatagttaaaataaatatcaaaaaaattattgtgaAAGAATTGGTATACCACCTCCATCATTTTCTCCCAAAAGAATGCTTTCTGgttttttaatttttgtcaagatttgctcaagTGTGTGAGATATGTGATTAtgtgaataaaataaaaataattatatttaaaaaattgaaaattattttaaaaataagaaatacttCCTACTAACCTCTGGGTATATTTTTAAGGACTAGATACTTGcaacaattttcttttctttggacGTGAATCTATAGATAACATATAGTTTAAACATTTTTGCAGTGGAAGACGTGGAACCATACTGACCCAAAGTTATTTCTCACAATACTAGTCTTTAAAATTTGTATAGGTAAAAATTTTAgttcataataaaaattttagttcATAAATTATTAGATCGCCGCTCTTTAATAGAGGATTAAACTTGTTGTTGAAAACAtggtataattattattattattattattatattattatatttattattattattttgatgaaCTAGTGTTTTAATATTTAACTAATTAATATGATATTAGAGTTTGCCATACgtgatgagttttttttttttttccattcgaAACTTTCCCCGGCTCCACCGTTAACTAGATCATTCCGGAGACCCAAACCACAAGCACCATTTCACACTCTCTCTCCTCACCTCCAACTCAAACCTTCTTCGCTCCTCCGCCGTCTAACATTATTAGGGTTTTGTAACGAGCCGGTTTCTAGGGTTTCGCccgtccctctctcctcctctccaaGCACGCATGGCGGCCGCCGTCACCACATCCGCCCCCACGGCCCGTGCCTCCTCCTTCAATACGGAGAGCTACGTCGACAACAAGCGACGCGACGATGTGCGGCAGGCCAACATCATCGCTGCTCGCGCGGTGGCGGACGCCGTGCGCACCAGCCTCGGCCCCAAGGGCATGGACAAGATGATCGCCTCCGCCTCCGGCGAGGTTATCATTACCAACGACGGGGCCACCATCCTTAACAAGATGGAGGTCCTCCAGCCCGCCGCCAAGATGCTCGTCGACCTCTCCCGCTCGCAGGACGCCGCCGCTGGCGACGGCACCACCACCGTCGTCGTCCTCGCCGGCTCCCTCCTCCGCCACTCCCTCTCGCTCCTCTCCGCCGGCATCCACCCCACCGTTGTCTCCGACGCCCTCCACCGCCTCTCCCTCCGCGCCGTCGACATCCTCCATCGCATGGCCGTCCCCCTCGACCTCTCGGACCGCGACTCCCTCGTCAAGTCCGCCGCCACCTCCCTCAATAGCAAGGTCGTCAGCCAGTACTCCTCCCTCCTCGCGCCCATGGCCGTCGACGCCGTCCTCTCCGTCGTCGACCCCGCCCACCCTGATCTCGTTGACCTCCGCGATGTCAAGATCGTCAAGAAGCTGGGTGGCACCGTAGATGACACCGAGCTTGTCAAAGGCCTCGTCTTTGATAAGAAGGTCAGCCATGCTGCCGGAGGCCCTACCCGTGTTGAGAATGCCAAGATAGCTGTTATCCAGTTCCAGATCTCCCCTCCCAAGACCGACATCGAGCAGAGCATCGTTGTCTCAGATTACACTCAGATGGATCGCATTCTCCGAGAGGAGCGCAACTATATACTTGGGATGGTGAAGAAGATTAAGGCGACCGGGTGCAATGTGCTTCTCATCCAGAAGAGTATTCTTAGGGATGCCGTGACCGACCTTTCGCTGCACTACTTGGCCAAGGCCAAGATTTTAGTGGTCAAGGATGTCGAAAGGGATGAGATTGAGTTCATTACGAAAACGCTGAACTGCCTGCCCATTGCCAATATTGAGCATTTCCGGGAGGACAAGCTGGGATTTGCTGATTTGGTGGAGGAGGTTTCGGTCGGCGATGGGAAGATTGTAAAGATCACGGGGATCAAGGACATGGGGAGGACAACAACTGTGCTTGTCCGGGGATCAAATCAGCTTGTCATCGACGAGGCGGAGCGGAGCCTTCACGATGCCCTCTGTGTTGTCAGGTGCTCTCTCAGAGAACTCTTCCCCTTTATTCTGCTTCCTATTTGAACTAGAAATTAATTGATCCAAAAGTTATTTTTGTTCTCTTAAAAACACCAATTTATTGCTTTCTTTGTTGGGAAATGTACCAAGGGCTGAATGGTGGCTATTAGGTCTTTGATTGGGGTGTCTGGCGCATATGATTGCTTCATTCGTCGCATTTGTTCTTGATGGCTCTGCTGGGGGACGAGAGAAGGATTTTGAGAGGTTCTCTGTTGAAAGACTTGAGATGTCTTAGGTGGGTCTTTCTCAAGAGAACGTTTAATGTGCTCAGGAATTTAGCCTTTTCTTGAGCTTTAGTCATTTAGTTGTTGCCAGCAAGGCGATGAAGGTGGTGAGATGATGTCAAGGGGAAGTGGTTTGAGGTTGTATCGAACATATGAGTGATGTGAGAACAAGGGAAAGAAATGAGAACTTGAAATTATTGGGTTATTAAGTATTTGCGAAAAGAAGGTAGCATTATTGAGGAGGTGATACACCTTAATATAGGTTCTCTGTTGAAATGGGTAAGAATGGGGCAGTTTGAGTGATTTTTAACATTGCAATCAACATAGATCATGCAGGAAGTGTGTTTAACCAGTCTGTACATAATTCCTCAGAATGTTTTCCACCATCATTTCGAACAGTGTCTAAAAATAGATGGTATTGTCTTGACTTCTGATGGATCTATTACTTGCTTCAGTAGTTGCGCCTATTGAAAATGCTTGTCTGGGTTAATATGTCGTTTCTGCCATAAGCAATAATTGATGTTTACTGAATTTATATGAAATTCATCTTGTGAGTATAATTAACTCAAAGAACAATATTAACAAAAAGTTGCATTCACTACCAATGTAAACTAAAAAATGTTTAGCAATGCAGACATCATATGCATATATACACTCTTGTTGCTCAATCCTTTTCCTGAAGCTTTTATAATCCACACTTTGTGCTAGTCTTAGATGTTTGCTGGTTTCCTTTCATGCATTGTTATAGATGGAACATTTTTGTACAGGTTTAGATCCAAAATTTGTCTTCAAGTCGGATCTTGGTTGTGgttttttgcttgggttttttaTTGTAGAAGTTATGCAATGAGGAGTTTGGAGTTCGATGTTTTTTCTAGGTGGTGGTATGATCCTTAGATAATTGGAGGTAATCCTAATGTAGTTTACTTTCCTGTTTAGAATTTCTAGTGAAATGCACACTTgagttatttatgaaattaatccTGCTGTAGGGGCAAAATTTGCTTGGAATATTGATTGAGTTAATCTTAGCATGCCTTAGGTAGGATTCTTCATTGCTTTTATACATCAATTGGGAATTACCAGTCTTCTCCTATTTGATGTTGCACCATGTCCTCATTATTGAGACATCAATTGACTATGGGGTCGAGATAAACTGGTTTCATTTTAGAGGTTATGTGTAATGCCAACTAAATTTTCAGAAATAAACCGCATCCCCCCTCCCCGCCCCGCGTTCTTCTGCATCCTTCAGTGGATTATCAACATTTAATTTATTCAACCAGTTTTTGGAATTCGGCATTGTAATCTAATGTAGTTCTATTTATACTTGCATGTCCATAATAGCAAAGTATACCATGAAATATTGACTATCACACTGGATGACTTATTGGCAGTTTTTATTAGAGTTCTGAAGAAATGGCTCTAATATGGACATGCATATGAGATATTGACTGTCAGCTTACCCTGATAGAGGGAATATTTTCTTGGATAGAGAGTGGCTTTTTTTGTTAATGAACCTGTCTTCTTGCTATCCATTTCTTCTTTCTAACCTGGTTTCATCATAATATTCCTATTGTTGCACTAAGATGGTAAAATCACCTTGtccttcttcccttttttatAGCATCGATCATTGATATGCTTTATGGCATGAGGAGAAAAAAATCCTGTTTGATGGTGGGACATCCCTTTCCTTGGTGAAGATTACAAGAACTAACCTCTCTATGTTATACAAATTAAGAATAGCTTATCTAAGAGGAGATGCTGTAGACCTTTGGTGAAGATCACCAAAAGCACTAAGGTTGAAGAACACCTTCCTTCCCTCTGTCATAATGTTCTACCCCCCCAGATTCTTTCCCTTTAAGAACTCTCtggcccccccccctctctctctgtcACACACACacgctcgctctctctctctctctgaggatTAGAAGTTCCATCATCTAAACCTTGCAAGGCATTAGAATTTCATAAAACTGATGGATCTTGCATATGTCAAATTCTCATGACCTTTTTTGAGTCTAGTTAGTAGTTAGGGTTGCTTCATGAAAACTTATTGTATAAACAACAGTAAAGTCCATGTCACTctttcacaatttttttttttttttggttttgttaTGGTTTTCTTCTCTATGATCGAATCTCTTCAATGTTTTTTGTGAATATAACCTCCATAGAAGCATTGGTAAATTATGATGTTGTGTGATCTTAGCGAGGCCCTGTTTGTTTTTTTGATTGCATTTACGAAAATTGTATTTTAGATACCTGCACAAAGAGGATAACCTTACGCTTAGACGATCCAGAATTGCAAATTTCTTTACATAGAATTAGTCTTTATTTTTGAGTTGCTTATTCTAGGACAGTCTGCAAATTCAACATGTCTAATTGAGAGCCCATGAATCTTCACATTCATTCATAAGAGGACAGAAAAAAATGGTTTCATGATGATGGCATGTTTATGCTTAGTAAATGCTTGGTTTTATTTTATCACTAAAAAGTGGTCTCCCTTCCTGAAGATTCACCTTTCTCAGTAACATTGCCGTAAGAGCAAATCCACCTTTCCTCATCTCTTTCCTCCTGGATATTCCTTTGTGTTCCAACTGTTTTAGTGAGTGTGCAATTTTTGAGATTTGACATAAATGATTTGGTGACTCTATTGAAGGTATGGACATGCTTGAATGAAACTGAAAGACAGATCTTTTTCACTGATTTCACTTTTAGTTTTTTCtcaacatacatatacatgtgtATATCTATATctgtctacacacacacacacacacgtgtgtgtctatgtacgtgtgtgtgtgtgtgtgtgtgtgtgttccctcctgctattgcttcatcaaattttgt contains the following coding sequences:
- the LOC105041131 gene encoding T-complex protein 1 subunit delta, giving the protein MAAAVTTSAPTARASSFNTESYVDNKRRDDVRQANIIAARAVADAVRTSLGPKGMDKMIASASGEVIITNDGATILNKMEVLQPAAKMLVDLSRSQDAAAGDGTTTVVVLAGSLLRHSLSLLSAGIHPTVVSDALHRLSLRAVDILHRMAVPLDLSDRDSLVKSAATSLNSKVVSQYSSLLAPMAVDAVLSVVDPAHPDLVDLRDVKIVKKLGGTVDDTELVKGLVFDKKVSHAAGGPTRVENAKIAVIQFQISPPKTDIEQSIVVSDYTQMDRILREERNYILGMVKKIKATGCNVLLIQKSILRDAVTDLSLHYLAKAKILVVKDVERDEIEFITKTLNCLPIANIEHFREDKLGFADLVEEVSVGDGKIVKITGIKDMGRTTTVLVRGSNQLVIDEAERSLHDALCVVRCLVNKRFLIAGGGAPEIEMSRQLGAWAKELQGMESYCVKEFAEALEVIPYTLAENAGLNPIAIVTELRNRHAQGEINAGINVRKGQITDILEENVVQPLLVSTSAITLATECVRMILKIDDIIMVR